One window from the genome of Crassostrea angulata isolate pt1a10 chromosome 2, ASM2561291v2, whole genome shotgun sequence encodes:
- the LOC128174078 gene encoding uncharacterized protein LOC128174078: protein MNTEIETQQQCTHPGSDGQQATTDQFPPGLPVNPQGANPNGHLSPPLHGAHLPAQPRSLPQYGYQQQQPQYGYPQYVSPTNSPDSQKLMGEYEGNSHNHAAMCPEPTSRIRVSLIEAYLLMIVLGIFGAHHFYLKRPRWGLLYCFTFGLLGAGWLIDIFRLPVLVSRCKNEASHPDPSLAKKKRLDDVYVLWSPGGLMGLHHFYLNNIKLGILYLCTFGICGIGWLIDAFLMPYHVKIANSDNQDSTEKRFTTTCILAISPTGLLGAHHYYLNRFGFGRLYNFTFGIFGIGYIVDWFRFPVLLKRSNTARTMCHSSHKHLDDAYLLWFPLGFLGFHHFYLNRRGWGLLYMFTFGFLGIGWLVDLCRMRTLVENCNRDIDERVHLTGSNIVGGHVPLNYGQTGPCPPGYSNPHPGIYPTQQNGEFESQIDNRVPDTGYNLVSLNQIIGVNNKKIVKPHSNVENLRYGSVPGMNDQPPPYEAASIPTKGH from the exons ATGAACACAGAAATAGAAACTCAACAACAATGCACCCATCCGGGATCTGACGGTCAACAAGCCACAACAGACCAGTTCCCGCCAGGCTTACCAGTCAATCCGCAAGGTGCTAATCCGAACGGGCACCTGTCGCCGCCATTACATGGGGCTCACCTTCCGGCGCAGCCACGTAGTCTTCCACAATATGGCTACCAGCAACAGCAACCGCAATATGGATACCCACAATACGTCTCGCCAACAAATTCGCCAGACTCTCAAAAACTGATGGGGGAATACGAGGGGAACAGCCACAATCACGCGGCTATGTGTCCAGAGCCAACGTCACGAATACGTGTTTCTCTCATTGAGGCTTACTTATTGATGATTGTCCTGGGCATATTTGGGGCGCACCATTTTTACCTAAAACGCCCACGATGGGGACTTCTCTactgtttcacttttggtttACTCGGCGCTGGATGGCTTATTGACATCTTTCGACTTCCGGTCTTGGTTTCTCGATGTAAAAATGAAGCTTCTCATCCAGATCCAAGCCTTGCCAAGAAAAAGCGTTTGGATGATGTTTATGTGTTGTGGTCTCCAGGTGGTCTTATGG GGCTCCATCATTTCTACTTGAATAACATCAAGCTGGGAATTTTATATCTTTGCACATTCGGAATTTGTGGTATTGGTTGGTTAATCGATGCCTTTCTAATGCCGTACCATGTAAAAATCGCCAATTCTGACAACCAGGATTCCActgaaaaaagatttacaacgACCTGCATCCTTGCGATTTCTCCAACGGGACTCCTCGGAGCTCATCATTACTATTTGAACCGATTTGGTTTTGGGCGTCTCTATAATTTCACTTTTGGGATTTTTGGCATAGGATACATCGTAGATTGGTTTCGTTTTCCAGTTTTACTAAAGCGCTCTAACACAGCCAGGACAATGTGTCACAGTTCCCACAAACACCTTGATGACGCTTACCTTCTCTGGTTTCCACTCGGATTCCTCGGGTTTCATCATTTCTACTTAAACAGGCGTGGCTGGGGACTACTGTACATGTTTACTTTTGGTTTCCTTGGCATTGGGTGGCTCGTCGATCTTTGCCGGATGCGGACGTTAGTAGAAAATTGTAATAGAGACATTGACGAACGAGTGCATCTTACCGGAAGTAATATAG TCGGGGGTCACGTGCCGCTCAACTATGGACAGACGGGTCCCTGTCCACCGGGATACTCCAACCCACATCCGGGTATTTATCCAACCCAGCAGAACGGTGAGTTTGAATCACAAATTGACAACAGGGTACCAGACACAGGTTATAATTTGGTTTCACTGAATCAGATAATTGGAGTAAATAACAAAAAGATAGTCAAACCCCACAGCAACGTAGAGAATCTAA gATATGGTTCTGTTCCTGGAATGAATGACCAACCCCCACCATACGAGGCCGCGTCGATTCCTACCAAAGGTCACTAG
- the LOC128171781 gene encoding complement C1q-like protein 4 isoform X2: MMLMLFNWFLFSVPLSCLAFIPDNTEKLTSVIGELTERIADLEVRLSTQEHININLESRLKVQEKKNREHEDLINALSARTCTTSKQSAFKRQQDEMLHKNSFNNRVAFYSYLSNTDMHPKPNQTIVFDHVVTNTGGKFNSKTGVFTCPTQGVYAFSWTVYCSNGGYLISELVVNSRSVGDMLCSGQGDDNIRHTSSVAVVELNEGDRVYVRTHPIAVLNGVLWSGPTYLSSFSGWTIF; encoded by the exons ATGATGTTAATGCTCTTCAATTGGTTTCTCTTTTCAGTCCCTCTCTCGTGTTTGGCGTTCATTCCTGACAACACAGAAAAACTTACGTCTGTGATCGGTGAATTGACAGAGAGAATTGCCGATTTGGAGGTGAGATTGTCTACACAAGAACATATTAACATAAATCTGGAGTCACGGCTAAAAGTGCAGGAGAAAAAGAATCGAGAACACGAAGACCTCATTAATGCATTATCTGCTCGAACGTGCACAACCTCAAAACAGTCTGCTTTCAAAAGACAACAAGACGAAATGCtgcacaaaaacagttttaaca ATAGAGTCGCTTTCTATTCGTACCTTTCAAACACTGACATGCACCCCAAACCAAACCAGACGATAGTCTTCGATCACGTGGTCACAAACACTGGCGGGAAATTCAATTCCAAAACTGGAGTCTTCACCTGTCCTACACAAGGTGTTTATGCATTCTCGTGGACAGTGTACTGCAGTAATGGCGGCTATTTGATTTCCGAACTGGTGGTCAATTCACGGAGTGTAGGAGATATGCTCTGTAGCGGACAAGGGGACGACAATATCCGCCATACTTCAAGTGTAGCCGTGGTGGAACTTAATGAGGGTGACAGGGTGTATGTACGCACCCATCCCATAGCCGTGTTGAACGGTGTTCTATGGAGCGGCCCTACTTACCTTTCTTCTTTCAGTGGCTGGACTATCTTCTAG
- the LOC128171781 gene encoding uncharacterized protein LOC128171781 isoform X1, which yields MMLMLFNWFLFSVPLSCLAFIPDNTEKLTSVIGELTERIADLEVRLSTQEHININLESRLKVQEKKNREHEDLINALSARTCTTSKQSAFKRQQDEMLHKNSFNSKSSFDRKNTESSVAITSKRSTVSKKSVNEQVIKRRHGIHDANSLIKDVQNIDRDRVAFYSYLSNTDMHPKPNQTIVFDHVVTNTGGKFNSKTGVFTCPTQGVYAFSWTVYCSNGGYLISELVVNSRSVGDMLCSGQGDDNIRHTSSVAVVELNEGDRVYVRTHPIAVLNGVLWSGPTYLSSFSGWTIF from the exons ATGATGTTAATGCTCTTCAATTGGTTTCTCTTTTCAGTCCCTCTCTCGTGTTTGGCGTTCATTCCTGACAACACAGAAAAACTTACGTCTGTGATCGGTGAATTGACAGAGAGAATTGCCGATTTGGAGGTGAGATTGTCTACACAAGAACATATTAACATAAATCTGGAGTCACGGCTAAAAGTGCAGGAGAAAAAGAATCGAGAACACGAAGACCTCATTAATGCATTATCTGCTCGAACGTGCACAACCTCAAAACAGTCTGCTTTCAAAAGACAACAAGACGAAATGCtgcacaaaaacagttttaacaGTAAGTCAAGTTTCGACAGGAAAAACACTGAATCTTCCGTTGCAATAACTTCTAAAAGGTCAACAGTTTCCAAAAAGAGTGTAAACGAGCAAGTTATTAAACGTCGACATGGCATACATGATGCAAACAGCTTAATTAAAGATGTTCAAAACATTGACCGCG ATAGAGTCGCTTTCTATTCGTACCTTTCAAACACTGACATGCACCCCAAACCAAACCAGACGATAGTCTTCGATCACGTGGTCACAAACACTGGCGGGAAATTCAATTCCAAAACTGGAGTCTTCACCTGTCCTACACAAGGTGTTTATGCATTCTCGTGGACAGTGTACTGCAGTAATGGCGGCTATTTGATTTCCGAACTGGTGGTCAATTCACGGAGTGTAGGAGATATGCTCTGTAGCGGACAAGGGGACGACAATATCCGCCATACTTCAAGTGTAGCCGTGGTGGAACTTAATGAGGGTGACAGGGTGTATGTACGCACCCATCCCATAGCCGTGTTGAACGGTGTTCTATGGAGCGGCCCTACTTACCTTTCTTCTTTCAGTGGCTGGACTATCTTCTAG
- the LOC128171766 gene encoding uncharacterized protein LOC128171766 — MSVCQYRILARMSTEKETLQRRSQPVPGEQQAPPAQPPSGFTPNPQGANPNRHLPPPLHGANLPSQPQNLPQGGYQQQPQYIYPQVPQYVLPQNPLLSQQPPTGYIRYNLNHPVMFCPTPAPKKSILEAYLLLIVLGLFGGHHFYLRRPVWGILYFFSFGLLGAGWLIDIFRLPVLVSRCNNDASQQNPNLAKKKHLDDAYVLWFPGGFLGLHHFYLNNIGLGVLYLFTFGLFGVGWLIDACLMPYHVKKANSNIPDCIEKSAAATCILAVSPAGLLGAHHYYLNRIGFGLLYTFTFGIFGVGYIVDWCRFPILLKRYNKSKEIGHTSHKHLDDAYLLWFPLGFLGFHHFYLNRPVWGLLYMFTFGLLGIGWLIDLCRMWKLVENCNKEIDERVHLTRNNRSVANPNYIQGQYYGNMPTTTVGGHVPVSYGQFGPCPPGYSNPHPGIYPTQQNGYGAVPGMNDQPPPYEAASIPTKGH; from the exons atgtctgtctgtcagtaTCGGATATTAGCCAG AATGTCTACTGAAAAAGAAACACTACAACGGCGTAGCCAGCCGGTACCAGGGGAACAACAAGCCCCACCAGCCCAGCCCCCATCGGGCTTCACACCCAACCCACAGGGCGCTAATCCAAACAGGCACCTGCCGCCACCATTACACGGGGCTAACCTTCCATCACAACCACAGAATCTACCACAAGGTGGCTATCAACAACAGCCGCAATATATATACCCACAAGTACCACAATACGTTTTGCCCCAGAACCCTTTGTTGTCACAGCAACCACCTACGGGATACATTCGTTACAATCTTAACCACCCAGTTATGTTTTGTCCGACGCCAGCTCCAAAGAAATCCATTTTAGAGGCGTATCTGCTACTGATTGTGCTAGGCTTGTTCGGAGGACACCATTTCTACCTTAGACGTCCTGTATGGGgtattttgtactttttctcCTTCGGATTACTTGGCGCAGGATGGCTGATTGATATTTTTAGACTTCCGGTTTTGGTGTCACGATGTAATAACGACGCTTCACAACAAAACCCAAACCTAGCTAAGAAAAAGCATTTAGATGACGCATATGTGCTCTGGTTTCCAGGCGGTTTTCTAG GTCTACATCATTTCTACTTGAATAACATTGGCCTCGGAGTTCTGTATTTGTTCACTTTCGGACTCTTCGGTGTTGGTTGGTTAATTGATGCCTGTCTGATGCCATACCATGTTAAGAAAGCCAACTCAAACATTCCAGATTGCATTGAGAAAAGCGCAGCCGCGACTTGCATCCTAGCTGTTTCTCCTGCGGGACTTCTCGGGGCTCATCATTACTATTTAAATAGAATCGGGTTCGGGCTTCTCTATACTTTTACTTTTGGTATTTTCGGTGTTGGTTACATTGTTGATTGGTGTCGTTTCCCAATCTTGCTTAAGCGCTATAACAAAAGTAAAGAAATTGGTCATACTTCTCACAAACACCTCGATGACGCCTATCTCCTTTGGTTTCCACTCGGATTTCTCGGGTTTCATCATTTCTACCTGAACAGACCTGTTTGGGGGCTTCTGTACATGTTTACCTTCGGTTTGCTCGGCATTGGGTGGCTGATTGATTTATGCCGGATGTGGAAGTTGGTAGAAAATTGTAACAAAGAAATCGATGAAAGAGTGCATCTTACCCGGAATAATCGGAGTGTAGCTAATCCCAACTATATTCAAGGACAGTATTATGGCAACATGCCGACAACAACTG TTGGCGGTCATGTGCCGGTCAGCTACGGTCAGTTTGGTCCCTGTCCACCGGGATATTCCAACCCACATCCGGGGATTTATCCAACACAACAAAACG GATATGGTGCAGTTCCTGGAATGAATGACCAACCCCCTCCATACGAGGCCGCGTCAATTCCTACCAAAGGTCACTAG